In a single window of the Acyrthosiphon pisum isolate AL4f chromosome X, pea_aphid_22Mar2018_4r6ur, whole genome shotgun sequence genome:
- the LOC100165163 gene encoding uncharacterized protein CG10915, whose translation MTTKNENSINCNNSQNEAKGRQNSDRNTVKKIPKMDLNKSDLLKLLSYLEGELQARDIVIATLKCEKVKCMLRNRGSDRVVKDPLAALQRDCFATFETNNDSLSYQQLGSLENLVLQQRRTHLRIANVLKDNQVMHRKILDLERLKKQQLQYEYKKLHNTFEEERLKHKQIVFFLLAERKKIVMKYIEERKRSEDLGQILSEEKSKIDSMAEGLEEESKKSLQMEAELEKQLALFDTESKKMMAALSLEEKKTNTLEAELTKCRSEIISLEKELSEALHNNLMELSSRSSVSGVRIMSSPSDPIMSSVAKVVQPTATASSVRVSGPMTGIARSVNPGQSLRCLKPISGKTNDTQVDKPQDDEDCSTPLDTIKKHPISFGRSMQSDSGSTSTVKKSLFGIQRNMSVPNATESNIPGLIKKQITTVGRGTPPPVPPNKPIIPPKKDLISFIKKTSIADNAASTADKDQKDSQLRHNSFLPNDAPVDKPDEMVKN comes from the exons ATGACTACCAAGAATGAAAATTCGATAAACTGTAATAATTCTCAAAATGAAGCCAAAGGACGTCAGAATAGTGATAGAAATACTGTAAAG aaaattccaaaaatggaTTTAAATAAGTCTGATTTATTAAAGCTTTTAAGCTATTTAGAGGGTGAACTCCAAGCAAGAGATATTGTTATTGCAACTTTAAAG TGtgaaaaagtaaaatgtatgttaagaAACAGAGGCAGTGATCGTGTTGTTAAAGATCCATTGGCCGCTTTACAGCGTGATTGCTTTGCCACCTTTGAAACAAATAATGATAGTCTTTCATATCAACAATTAGGATCGCTTGAAAATCTTGTACTACAGCAAAGAAGAACTCATTTGAGGATAGCTAATGTCTTAAAAGATAATCAAGTTATGCATCGAAag atattagatCTGGAgcgattaaaaaaacaacagcTTCAGTATGAATACAAAAAGTTGCACAATACTTTTGAAGAAGAACGATTAAAACACAaacaaatcgtattttttttactagctgagagaaaaaaaattgtaatgaaatatattgaaGAGAGAAAACGTTCTGAAGATCTTGGACAA atattaagtgaagaaaaaagtaaaattgattCAATGGCTGAAGGGCTGGAAGAAGAAAGTAAAAAGTCATTACAAATGGAAGCAgaattagaaaaacaattggCTTTGTTTGATACCGAAAGCAAAAAGATGATGGCAGCTCTAAGTTTggaagaaaaaaa AACAAATACTTTAGAAGCAGAATTAACAAAATGTCGAAGTGAAATTATTTCATTAGAAAAAGAACTAAGTGAAGCActtcataataatttgatgGAACTTTCCAGTAGATCTTCAg TTTCAGGTGTAAGAATTATGTCTTCTCCTAGTGATCCAATAATGAGTAGTGTTGCAAAAGTGGTTCAACCTACAGCAACTGCATCTAGTGTTCGAGTTTCTGGTCcaa tGACTGGAATTGCTCGATCAGTAAATCCTGGTCAAAGTTTGCGTTGTTTGAAACCAATTAGTGGTAAAACTAATGATACACAG GTAGATAAACCTCAAGATGATGAAGATTGTTCTACACCTTTAGACACCATTAAAAAACACCCTATTTCATTTGGTCGTAGTATGCAATCGGACTCTGGTTCAACTAGCACTGTCAAAAAATCATTGTTTGGTATTCAACGTAACATGTCTGTTCCCAATGCAACTGAAAGCAATATTCCTGGATTAATTAAGAAACAAATAACAACTGTGGGACGTGGGACACCACCTCCTGTACCGCCTAATAAGCCTATTATACCACCAAAAAAGGATCTAATATCATTCATAAAAAAGACATCAATTGCTGACAATGCTGCTTCTACTGCTGACAAAGATCAAAAAGACTCTCAACTTAGGCATAATAGTTTTTTGCCTAATGATGCTCCTGTAGATAAGCCAGATgaaatggtaaaaaattaa